From Phalacrocorax carbo chromosome 6, bPhaCar2.1, whole genome shotgun sequence, a single genomic window includes:
- the MRPS25 gene encoding small ribosomal subunit protein mS25, translated as MPMKGRFPIRRTLQYLSQGDVIFKSSVKVMTVNYNTTGELSEGARKFVFFNIPQIQYKNPWVQIMLFRNMTPSPFLRFYLDNGEQVLVDVEDKTNKEITEHIKKILGKSKETLEKEESERKKLSHPATFGPKKYHLRECMCEIEGQVPCPAFVPLPKEMRGKYKTATKNEDASA; from the exons ATGCCGATGAAAGGCCGGTTCCCGATCAGGCGGACGCTGCAGTATCTCAGCCAGGGCGACGTCATCTTCAAGAGCTCGGTGAAGGTGATGACCGTGAACTACAACACGACGGGAGAGCTGAGCGAAGGGGCGAG AAAGTTTGTGTTTTTCAACATCCCCCAGATCCAGTACAAGAACCCCTGGGTGCAGATCATGCTGTTCAGGAACATGACCCCCTCGCCCTTCCTCCGGTTCTACCTGG ACAACGGAGAACAAGTTTTGGTTGACGTGGAAGATAAAACCAACAAAGAGATAACtgagcacattaaaaaaatcttgggGAAGAGCAA AGAAACActtgaaaaagaggaaagtgaaaggaaaaaactatCACATCCAGCAACTTTTGGGCCCAAGAAGTATCATCTGCGAGAATGCATGTGTGAAATTGAAGGCCAAGTTCCCTGCCCTGCTTTTGTGCCACTGCCTAAAGAGATGAGGGGAAAATACAAAACTGCTACAAAAAATGAAGATGCATCAGCCTGA
- the RBSN gene encoding rabenosyn-5 isoform X3, giving the protein MWEPQEVGAMRSHLSDFKKHRAARIDHYVVEVNKLIIRLEKLTSFDRANTESAKIRAIEKSVVPWVSDQDVPFCPDCGNKFSIRNRRHHCRLCGSIMCKKCMELVGLPLASKLTSASKEALGSHTSPNSSPNSVHGSRRGSISSISSVSSVLDEKDDDRIRCCRHCKDTLLKREQQIDEKEYTPEIVKLYEKLRLCMEKVDQKAPEYIRMAESLNAGETTYNLEHANDLRVDIQKVYEFIDALSKKILSLGLHEDPQPHPKTLQLQRMIRYSATLFVQEKLLGLMSLPTKDQYEELKKKRLHMVALETHGKQEEKQKDFISRSAAAVNGDATHLKKGTLRKSEGWLPTSSISRESEIADPLLQQIDNITSFIKQAKAANRIDEVHMLQENLRQLQDEYDQQQTLKAIELSKKQAEEEEMQREELQVLREKEWEREHHKCMSRHSRTHSLDFREVKQHQHEVATENRNLTAHALDLDITWIKGNPSFETPAVEQLPAKEHLMFMLKPQNVPQCGKDQDQTVDQTVCLNPFEEEADLSQLEEDPANPFAKDTSPTVSFSNTALQSDKKEYNPFENEEDDEQTNGAPGSTSNPFEEDENPFQKPGSSWNSGNPFEEGSSTNPFEVEDGNEISGEEAIEEELLLQQIDNIKAYIFDAKHSGRMDEVEVLTENLRELKRTLAKQKEKSNC; this is encoded by the exons ATGTGGGAGCCCCAGGAAGTAG GTGCTATGAGAAGCCATCTTTCTGATTTCAAGAAACACCGAGCAGCCAGGATTGATCACTATGTAGTTGAAGTCAATAAGTTAATAATCAGGTTAGAAAAG CTTACATCGTTTGACAGAGCAAACACAGAGTCTGCTAAAATACGAG CTATAGAGAAGTCTGTTGTGCCTTGGGTCAGCGATCAGGATGTTCCGTTCTGCCCAGACTGTGGCAATAAGTTCAGTATTCGAAACCGACGTCACCACTGCCGCCTTTGTGGGTCTATTATGTGCAAGAAGTGCATGGAACTTGTCGGTCTTCCTTTGGCAA GCAAACTCACTAGTGCCAGCAAAGAGGCCTTGGGTTCTCATACTAGCCCAAACTCATCACCTAATAGTGTCCATGGCTCCCGCCGTGGCAGCATTAGCAGCATAAGCAGCGTGAGCTCAGTTCTGGATGAGAAGGATGACGACCGAATCCGTTGTTGTCGGCACTGCAAAGATACCCTGTTGAAAAGAGAACAGCAGATTGATGAGAAAGAATACACTCCAGAGATTGTGAAACTCTATGAG aaaCTCCGTCTCTGCATGGAGAAAGTTGACCAGAAGGCGCCAGAATACATAAGGATGGCAGAATCACTAAA TGCTGGGGAGACAACGTACAATCTTGAACATGCTAATGACTTGAGGGTGGACATTCAAAAAGTATATGAATTTATAGATGCCTTAAG TAAGAAGATTTTGAGTCTAGGCTTGCATGAAGATCCCCAACCTCATCCTAAAACACTACAACTTCAGAGAATGATAAGATACTCGGCTACGCTTTTTGTTCAG GAAAAACTGCTTGGCCTAATGTCCCTGCCAACCAAAGATCAGTATGaagaactgaagaagaaaagactgcACATG gtgGCTCTTGAAACACACggaaaacaagaggaaaagcagaaagacttTATCTCCCGATCTGCAGCCGCAGTTAATGGTGATGCAACTCACCTGAAAAAAGGAACACTCAGGAAATCAGAAGGCTGGTTACCTACATCTAGCATATCAAGAGAAAGTGAGATAGCAGACCCTCTTCTTCAGCAGATTGACAATATCACATCCTTTATTAAGCAAGCAAAGGCAGCTAATAGGATAGATGAGGTCCATATGTTGCAGGAGAACCTGAGGCAGCTTCAGGATGAATATGATCAACAACAAACTCTGAAAGCTATTGAGCTTTCTAAAAAacaggcagaagaggaagagatgCAGAGGGAGGAACTTCAGGTCCTTCGTGAAAAAGAGTGGGAAAGAGAACACCACAAATGCATGTCTCGACATTCAAGGACGCACTCCTTAGACTTCAGAGAAGTCAAGCAGCATCAGCATGAAGTTGCAACAGAGAATAGGAACTTGACAGCACATGCATTAGATTTGGATATTACTTGGATCAAAGGGAACCCAAGTTTTGAAACTCCTGCTGTTGAGCAGCTGCCAGCTAAAGAGCACTTGATGTTCATGCTCAAACCCCAGAATGTCCCACAGTGTGGCAAGGACCAAGATCAGACAGTCGATCAGACAGTCTGTCTAAACCCCTTTGAAGAGGAGGCAGATCTCTCTCAGTTAGAGGAAGATCCTGCTAACCCATTTGCCAAAGACACTTCTCCAACAGTTTCTTTCTCTAACACAGCTCTGCAAAGTgataaaaaagaatataatccaTTTGAAAATGAGGAGGATGATGAACAAACTAATGGAGCACCTGGCAGTACTTCAAACCCTTTTGAAGAGGATGAAAATCCATTTCAAAAGCCTGGGAGCAGTTGGAATTCCGGGAATCCATTTGAAGAGGGATCCTCTACCAATCCCTTTGAAGTGGAGGATGGCAATGAGATCTCTGGAGAGGAGGCTATAGAGGAAGAGCTACTTCTCCAACAGATAGATAATATCAAAGCTTATATATTTGATGCTAAACATAGTGGACGAATGGATGAGGTGGAGGTACTGACAGAGAACTTAAGGGAATTGAAGCGCACATTAgcaaagcagaaggagaaatCCAACTGCTGA
- the RBSN gene encoding rabenosyn-5 isoform X2: MAAGCPPPFGDPGEMREGFLCPLCLKDLQSFYQLQSHYEEEHSSEDRDVKGQLKNLVQKAKRAKQKLLKREHDRTDSGSQERYESFSYGGVDPYMWEPQEVGAMRSHLSDFKKHRAARIDHYVVEVNKLIIRLEKLTSFDRANTESAKIRAIEKSVVPWVSDQDVPFCPDCGNKFSIRNRRHHCRLCGSIMCKKCMELVGLPLASKLTSASKEALGSHTSPNSSPNSVHGSRRGSISSISSVSSVLDEKDDDRIRCCRHCKDTLLKREQQIDEKEYTPEIVKLYEKLRLCMEKVDQKAPEYIRMAESLNKKILSLGLHEDPQPHPKTLQLQRMIRYSATLFVQEKLLGLMSLPTKDQYEELKKKRLHMVALETHGKQEEKQKDFISRSAAAVNGDATHLKKGTLRKSEGWLPTSSISRESEIADPLLQQIDNITSFIKQAKAANRIDEVHMLQENLRQLQDEYDQQQTLKAIELSKKQAEEEEMQREELQVLREKEWEREHHKCMSRHSRTHSLDFREVKQHQHEVATENRNLTAHALDLDITWIKGNPSFETPAVEQLPAKEHLMFMLKPQNVPQCGKDQDQTVDQTVCLNPFEEEADLSQLEEDPANPFAKDTSPTVSFSNTALQSDKKEYNPFENEEDDEQTNGAPGSTSNPFEEDENPFQKPGSSWNSGNPFEEGSSTNPFEVEDGNEISGEEAIEEELLLQQIDNIKAYIFDAKHSGRMDEVEVLTENLRELKRTLAKQKEKSNC, encoded by the exons ATGGCCGCCGGCTGCCCGCCGCCCTTCGGCGACCCGGGGGAGATGAGGGAGGGcttcctgtgccccctctgcCTGAAGGACCTCCAGTCGTTCTACCAGCTGCAGTCGCACTACGAGGAGGAGCACTCCAGCGAGGACAGGGACGTCAAGGGACAGCTCAAAA ATCTAGTCCAGAAAGCCaaaagagcaaagcagaaattgCTGAAACGAGAACATGACAGAACTGATTCTGGATCTCAGGAACGATATGAGTCATTCAGCTATGGTGGAGTAGATCCGTACATGTGGGAGCCCCAGGAAGTAG GTGCTATGAGAAGCCATCTTTCTGATTTCAAGAAACACCGAGCAGCCAGGATTGATCACTATGTAGTTGAAGTCAATAAGTTAATAATCAGGTTAGAAAAG CTTACATCGTTTGACAGAGCAAACACAGAGTCTGCTAAAATACGAG CTATAGAGAAGTCTGTTGTGCCTTGGGTCAGCGATCAGGATGTTCCGTTCTGCCCAGACTGTGGCAATAAGTTCAGTATTCGAAACCGACGTCACCACTGCCGCCTTTGTGGGTCTATTATGTGCAAGAAGTGCATGGAACTTGTCGGTCTTCCTTTGGCAA GCAAACTCACTAGTGCCAGCAAAGAGGCCTTGGGTTCTCATACTAGCCCAAACTCATCACCTAATAGTGTCCATGGCTCCCGCCGTGGCAGCATTAGCAGCATAAGCAGCGTGAGCTCAGTTCTGGATGAGAAGGATGACGACCGAATCCGTTGTTGTCGGCACTGCAAAGATACCCTGTTGAAAAGAGAACAGCAGATTGATGAGAAAGAATACACTCCAGAGATTGTGAAACTCTATGAG aaaCTCCGTCTCTGCATGGAGAAAGTTGACCAGAAGGCGCCAGAATACATAAGGATGGCAGAATCACTAAA TAAGAAGATTTTGAGTCTAGGCTTGCATGAAGATCCCCAACCTCATCCTAAAACACTACAACTTCAGAGAATGATAAGATACTCGGCTACGCTTTTTGTTCAG GAAAAACTGCTTGGCCTAATGTCCCTGCCAACCAAAGATCAGTATGaagaactgaagaagaaaagactgcACATG gtgGCTCTTGAAACACACggaaaacaagaggaaaagcagaaagacttTATCTCCCGATCTGCAGCCGCAGTTAATGGTGATGCAACTCACCTGAAAAAAGGAACACTCAGGAAATCAGAAGGCTGGTTACCTACATCTAGCATATCAAGAGAAAGTGAGATAGCAGACCCTCTTCTTCAGCAGATTGACAATATCACATCCTTTATTAAGCAAGCAAAGGCAGCTAATAGGATAGATGAGGTCCATATGTTGCAGGAGAACCTGAGGCAGCTTCAGGATGAATATGATCAACAACAAACTCTGAAAGCTATTGAGCTTTCTAAAAAacaggcagaagaggaagagatgCAGAGGGAGGAACTTCAGGTCCTTCGTGAAAAAGAGTGGGAAAGAGAACACCACAAATGCATGTCTCGACATTCAAGGACGCACTCCTTAGACTTCAGAGAAGTCAAGCAGCATCAGCATGAAGTTGCAACAGAGAATAGGAACTTGACAGCACATGCATTAGATTTGGATATTACTTGGATCAAAGGGAACCCAAGTTTTGAAACTCCTGCTGTTGAGCAGCTGCCAGCTAAAGAGCACTTGATGTTCATGCTCAAACCCCAGAATGTCCCACAGTGTGGCAAGGACCAAGATCAGACAGTCGATCAGACAGTCTGTCTAAACCCCTTTGAAGAGGAGGCAGATCTCTCTCAGTTAGAGGAAGATCCTGCTAACCCATTTGCCAAAGACACTTCTCCAACAGTTTCTTTCTCTAACACAGCTCTGCAAAGTgataaaaaagaatataatccaTTTGAAAATGAGGAGGATGATGAACAAACTAATGGAGCACCTGGCAGTACTTCAAACCCTTTTGAAGAGGATGAAAATCCATTTCAAAAGCCTGGGAGCAGTTGGAATTCCGGGAATCCATTTGAAGAGGGATCCTCTACCAATCCCTTTGAAGTGGAGGATGGCAATGAGATCTCTGGAGAGGAGGCTATAGAGGAAGAGCTACTTCTCCAACAGATAGATAATATCAAAGCTTATATATTTGATGCTAAACATAGTGGACGAATGGATGAGGTGGAGGTACTGACAGAGAACTTAAGGGAATTGAAGCGCACATTAgcaaagcagaaggagaaatCCAACTGCTGA
- the RBSN gene encoding rabenosyn-5 isoform X1 has protein sequence MAAGCPPPFGDPGEMREGFLCPLCLKDLQSFYQLQSHYEEEHSSEDRDVKGQLKNLVQKAKRAKQKLLKREHDRTDSGSQERYESFSYGGVDPYMWEPQEVGAMRSHLSDFKKHRAARIDHYVVEVNKLIIRLEKLTSFDRANTESAKIRAIEKSVVPWVSDQDVPFCPDCGNKFSIRNRRHHCRLCGSIMCKKCMELVGLPLASKLTSASKEALGSHTSPNSSPNSVHGSRRGSISSISSVSSVLDEKDDDRIRCCRHCKDTLLKREQQIDEKEYTPEIVKLYEKLRLCMEKVDQKAPEYIRMAESLNAGETTYNLEHANDLRVDIQKVYEFIDALSKKILSLGLHEDPQPHPKTLQLQRMIRYSATLFVQEKLLGLMSLPTKDQYEELKKKRLHMVALETHGKQEEKQKDFISRSAAAVNGDATHLKKGTLRKSEGWLPTSSISRESEIADPLLQQIDNITSFIKQAKAANRIDEVHMLQENLRQLQDEYDQQQTLKAIELSKKQAEEEEMQREELQVLREKEWEREHHKCMSRHSRTHSLDFREVKQHQHEVATENRNLTAHALDLDITWIKGNPSFETPAVEQLPAKEHLMFMLKPQNVPQCGKDQDQTVDQTVCLNPFEEEADLSQLEEDPANPFAKDTSPTVSFSNTALQSDKKEYNPFENEEDDEQTNGAPGSTSNPFEEDENPFQKPGSSWNSGNPFEEGSSTNPFEVEDGNEISGEEAIEEELLLQQIDNIKAYIFDAKHSGRMDEVEVLTENLRELKRTLAKQKEKSNC, from the exons ATGGCCGCCGGCTGCCCGCCGCCCTTCGGCGACCCGGGGGAGATGAGGGAGGGcttcctgtgccccctctgcCTGAAGGACCTCCAGTCGTTCTACCAGCTGCAGTCGCACTACGAGGAGGAGCACTCCAGCGAGGACAGGGACGTCAAGGGACAGCTCAAAA ATCTAGTCCAGAAAGCCaaaagagcaaagcagaaattgCTGAAACGAGAACATGACAGAACTGATTCTGGATCTCAGGAACGATATGAGTCATTCAGCTATGGTGGAGTAGATCCGTACATGTGGGAGCCCCAGGAAGTAG GTGCTATGAGAAGCCATCTTTCTGATTTCAAGAAACACCGAGCAGCCAGGATTGATCACTATGTAGTTGAAGTCAATAAGTTAATAATCAGGTTAGAAAAG CTTACATCGTTTGACAGAGCAAACACAGAGTCTGCTAAAATACGAG CTATAGAGAAGTCTGTTGTGCCTTGGGTCAGCGATCAGGATGTTCCGTTCTGCCCAGACTGTGGCAATAAGTTCAGTATTCGAAACCGACGTCACCACTGCCGCCTTTGTGGGTCTATTATGTGCAAGAAGTGCATGGAACTTGTCGGTCTTCCTTTGGCAA GCAAACTCACTAGTGCCAGCAAAGAGGCCTTGGGTTCTCATACTAGCCCAAACTCATCACCTAATAGTGTCCATGGCTCCCGCCGTGGCAGCATTAGCAGCATAAGCAGCGTGAGCTCAGTTCTGGATGAGAAGGATGACGACCGAATCCGTTGTTGTCGGCACTGCAAAGATACCCTGTTGAAAAGAGAACAGCAGATTGATGAGAAAGAATACACTCCAGAGATTGTGAAACTCTATGAG aaaCTCCGTCTCTGCATGGAGAAAGTTGACCAGAAGGCGCCAGAATACATAAGGATGGCAGAATCACTAAA TGCTGGGGAGACAACGTACAATCTTGAACATGCTAATGACTTGAGGGTGGACATTCAAAAAGTATATGAATTTATAGATGCCTTAAG TAAGAAGATTTTGAGTCTAGGCTTGCATGAAGATCCCCAACCTCATCCTAAAACACTACAACTTCAGAGAATGATAAGATACTCGGCTACGCTTTTTGTTCAG GAAAAACTGCTTGGCCTAATGTCCCTGCCAACCAAAGATCAGTATGaagaactgaagaagaaaagactgcACATG gtgGCTCTTGAAACACACggaaaacaagaggaaaagcagaaagacttTATCTCCCGATCTGCAGCCGCAGTTAATGGTGATGCAACTCACCTGAAAAAAGGAACACTCAGGAAATCAGAAGGCTGGTTACCTACATCTAGCATATCAAGAGAAAGTGAGATAGCAGACCCTCTTCTTCAGCAGATTGACAATATCACATCCTTTATTAAGCAAGCAAAGGCAGCTAATAGGATAGATGAGGTCCATATGTTGCAGGAGAACCTGAGGCAGCTTCAGGATGAATATGATCAACAACAAACTCTGAAAGCTATTGAGCTTTCTAAAAAacaggcagaagaggaagagatgCAGAGGGAGGAACTTCAGGTCCTTCGTGAAAAAGAGTGGGAAAGAGAACACCACAAATGCATGTCTCGACATTCAAGGACGCACTCCTTAGACTTCAGAGAAGTCAAGCAGCATCAGCATGAAGTTGCAACAGAGAATAGGAACTTGACAGCACATGCATTAGATTTGGATATTACTTGGATCAAAGGGAACCCAAGTTTTGAAACTCCTGCTGTTGAGCAGCTGCCAGCTAAAGAGCACTTGATGTTCATGCTCAAACCCCAGAATGTCCCACAGTGTGGCAAGGACCAAGATCAGACAGTCGATCAGACAGTCTGTCTAAACCCCTTTGAAGAGGAGGCAGATCTCTCTCAGTTAGAGGAAGATCCTGCTAACCCATTTGCCAAAGACACTTCTCCAACAGTTTCTTTCTCTAACACAGCTCTGCAAAGTgataaaaaagaatataatccaTTTGAAAATGAGGAGGATGATGAACAAACTAATGGAGCACCTGGCAGTACTTCAAACCCTTTTGAAGAGGATGAAAATCCATTTCAAAAGCCTGGGAGCAGTTGGAATTCCGGGAATCCATTTGAAGAGGGATCCTCTACCAATCCCTTTGAAGTGGAGGATGGCAATGAGATCTCTGGAGAGGAGGCTATAGAGGAAGAGCTACTTCTCCAACAGATAGATAATATCAAAGCTTATATATTTGATGCTAAACATAGTGGACGAATGGATGAGGTGGAGGTACTGACAGAGAACTTAAGGGAATTGAAGCGCACATTAgcaaagcagaaggagaaatCCAACTGCTGA